The following are encoded together in the Candidatus Omnitrophota bacterium genome:
- a CDS encoding glutathione S-transferase family protein: MLTIYGSDLSSPSNKVRMAANLLGLKYDYKKVNLREGEHKKAEFLKMHPAGKVPVIDDDGFVLFESGAIVKYLAEKAGSDIYPKDIKQRAQVDQWIDFINAHIGSAAMKIVYNRIFKPRRNIPVDEQEIKTGLEDLEKFLPIVNEQLAKNKYVAGNKITLADISLLVILDPSEVASIDISKYSNIMKWRAGLQAQEFYTKCHKSYADALNALK, encoded by the coding sequence ATGCTAACGATTTATGGAAGCGATCTGTCTAGCCCGTCGAACAAGGTAAGGATGGCGGCTAATCTTTTAGGATTGAAATATGATTATAAAAAGGTGAATTTACGCGAAGGTGAACATAAAAAAGCGGAATTCCTCAAAATGCATCCGGCAGGAAAAGTTCCGGTGATCGATGACGACGGTTTTGTTCTTTTTGAAAGCGGAGCCATTGTCAAATATCTGGCGGAAAAGGCCGGTTCTGATATTTATCCTAAAGATATCAAGCAAAGGGCTCAAGTCGATCAATGGATCGATTTTATCAATGCTCATATCGGATCAGCGGCCATGAAAATTGTTTACAATCGTATTTTTAAACCGCGCCGCAATATCCCGGTGGATGAGCAAGAAATAAAAACAGGCTTAGAAGATTTGGAAAAATTTTTGCCGATCGTGAACGAACAATTAGCCAAGAATAAATATGTGGCCGGAAATAAAATAACATTGGCCGATATTTCGCTTTTGGTTATTTTAGATCCGTCGGAAGTGGCCTCCATTGACATTAGCAAATATTCTAATATTATGAAGTGGAGAGCTGGTCTCCAGGCTCAAGAATTTTACACAAAGTGCCATAAAAGTTACGCGGATGCCTTAAACGCTTTAAAATAA
- a CDS encoding peptidylprolyl isomerase, whose amino-acid sequence MAQDAKKDVKVVFETNQGNIVLKLYPDIAPKTVENFTGLVNKGYYDGIIFHRVIKNFMIQGGDPTGTGAGGESLWGGTFEDEFSKSVSFEKPGILAMANAGPGTNGSQFFITTAPTPWLLMHHTIFGEVVEGYDVVQKIENCKTGANDKPVEEQKIIKAYIQE is encoded by the coding sequence ATGGCCCAAGACGCCAAAAAAGATGTAAAAGTTGTTTTTGAAACGAACCAAGGGAATATCGTTTTAAAACTTTATCCGGATATCGCGCCCAAGACGGTTGAGAATTTCACCGGGCTTGTGAATAAAGGTTATTATGACGGAATTATTTTTCACCGTGTCATTAAAAATTTCATGATCCAAGGCGGAGACCCGACGGGAACAGGCGCTGGCGGAGAATCTTTGTGGGGCGGGACATTTGAAGATGAGTTCAGCAAAAGTGTTTCTTTTGAGAAGCCCGGTATTTTAGCCATGGCCAATGCCGGCCCCGGAACTAATGGCAGCCAATTTTTTATTACTACCGCTCCCACCCCGTGGCTTTTGATGCACCACACTATTTTCGGCGAAGTGGTTGAAGGCTATGATGTCGTCCAAAAAATAGAAAATTGCAAAACCGGAGCTAACGATAAGCCGGTGGAAGAGCAAAAGATCATTAAGGCGTATATTCAAGAATAA
- a CDS encoding TrpB-like pyridoxal phosphate-dependent enzyme, whose translation MKELKIYLKEKDIPKKWYNLAADLPSQPLPPLGPDGNPITPDMLSAVFPMNLIEQEVSTKRWIDIPQEILEILYRWRPSPLRRARYLEEYLKTPARIYYKDESVSPAGSHKTNTAVAQVWYNKQFGIKRLTTETGAGQWGSALAFSCSLLGLECKIFMVRVSFEQKPMRKTMMQIWNGNCVASPSTETAIGREILKKMPDTPGSLGIAISEAIEAAVGDKSGKTRYCLGSVLNHVLLHQTIIGLEAKKQMVMAGEKKVDVVIGCAGGGSNFAGLAFPFTQDKINGKKIEIIPVEPTACPKMTRGLFTYDFGDVAGTTPLLAMYTLGHTFIPAPIHAGGLRYHGMAPLVSQAIVDGLMTPKAFDQVKCYEAALLWAKTEGFICAPETSHAIACVIDEAKKAKAEGKQKVILFNYSGHGLMDLVGYDKYLSEKLEVYHLPEDELKRSIDSIKDLPKPPAKK comes from the coding sequence GTGAAAGAACTAAAAATTTACCTCAAAGAAAAAGACATCCCGAAAAAATGGTATAACCTGGCGGCCGATCTGCCCTCGCAGCCTTTGCCTCCGCTTGGCCCCGACGGAAATCCGATAACTCCCGATATGCTTTCGGCGGTTTTTCCGATGAATTTAATTGAGCAGGAAGTAAGTACCAAACGCTGGATCGATATTCCCCAAGAAATCCTAGAAATTCTTTATCGCTGGCGCCCCAGCCCACTGCGCCGGGCCCGCTATTTAGAAGAATATTTAAAAACTCCCGCGCGCATTTACTACAAAGACGAAAGTGTTTCACCGGCGGGAAGCCACAAAACCAATACGGCGGTTGCGCAAGTTTGGTATAACAAACAATTCGGAATAAAACGCTTAACAACGGAAACCGGCGCCGGGCAATGGGGCAGCGCTTTGGCGTTTTCTTGTTCTTTGTTGGGGTTGGAATGCAAAATTTTTATGGTGCGCGTCAGCTTTGAGCAAAAACCGATGCGTAAAACCATGATGCAAATTTGGAACGGCAATTGTGTGGCGAGCCCAAGTACGGAAACGGCCATTGGCCGGGAGATCTTAAAGAAAATGCCTGATACTCCGGGCAGTCTTGGCATTGCCATCAGTGAAGCCATTGAAGCGGCGGTCGGTGATAAGTCCGGAAAAACCCGATATTGCTTGGGCAGTGTTTTAAATCATGTTCTTTTGCACCAAACCATCATCGGGCTTGAAGCCAAAAAACAAATGGTGATGGCCGGTGAGAAAAAAGTGGATGTTGTTATTGGATGCGCCGGCGGCGGAAGTAATTTTGCGGGACTTGCGTTTCCGTTTACACAAGATAAGATCAACGGTAAAAAAATCGAAATTATTCCGGTAGAACCAACCGCTTGCCCCAAAATGACTCGCGGGCTTTTTACCTATGATTTTGGTGATGTCGCCGGAACAACACCGCTTTTAGCGATGTATACGCTGGGCCATACCTTTATTCCGGCTCCTATTCACGCCGGAGGGCTTCGTTATCACGGCATGGCGCCTTTAGTAAGCCAGGCCATTGTCGACGGGTTGATGACGCCGAAAGCTTTTGATCAAGTGAAATGTTATGAAGCGGCTCTTTTATGGGCGAAGACCGAAGGTTTCATTTGCGCGCCGGAAACAAGCCACGCCATTGCCTGTGTTATCGACGAAGCTAAGAAAGCCAAGGCTGAAGGTAAACAAAAAGTGATCCTGTTCAATTATAGCGGCCATGGGCTGATGGATTTGGTCGGCTACGATAAATATTTGTCGGAAAAACTTGAGGTATATCATTTGCCTGAAGATGAATTAAAAAGATCCATCGATTCCATCAAAGACTTACCAAAACCACCAGCAAAAAAATAA